A window of Methanolobus sediminis contains these coding sequences:
- a CDS encoding ABC transporter ATP-binding protein: MSEIMNLTILGGVNKEGVDEPIRSVEISRGEIVGIVGPTGSGKSTLIDDIEQLAQGDTPTGRTILVNGEKPAANIRVDPRKKLVAQLSQNMHFLADMTVEEFLQMHARSRGKDESLVSRVIELANTLTGEPIAPHHHLTALSGGQSRSLMTADIAVISDSPVVLIDEVENAGIKKQEALQLLAGEGKIVVVVTHDPVLALMSSRRIVIRNGGMVDIITTSQEEQDVCCKISEVDNWLMSLRETIRRGDIVEQVA; encoded by the coding sequence ATGAGTGAAATAATGAATCTTACTATACTGGGCGGAGTCAACAAGGAAGGAGTTGACGAGCCTATAAGATCAGTCGAGATATCCCGTGGTGAGATCGTGGGCATTGTAGGTCCCACAGGCTCCGGGAAGAGTACTCTTATCGATGATATCGAACAGCTTGCTCAGGGTGACACCCCAACAGGAAGGACAATTCTTGTCAACGGGGAAAAGCCTGCTGCAAACATCCGTGTGGACCCACGTAAGAAACTTGTTGCTCAGTTATCCCAGAACATGCATTTCCTTGCGGATATGACCGTTGAGGAATTTCTGCAGATGCACGCACGCAGCAGGGGGAAGGATGAAAGCCTTGTCTCAAGGGTTATAGAACTTGCGAATACGCTCACAGGTGAGCCAATTGCTCCACACCATCACCTCACAGCTCTCAGCGGTGGCCAGTCCAGGTCACTTATGACAGCGGATATTGCAGTAATAAGCGATTCACCTGTGGTTCTCATTGATGAGGTTGAAAATGCAGGTATCAAGAAGCAGGAAGCTCTCCAGTTACTTGCGGGTGAGGGCAAGATCGTTGTTGTTGTCACACACGACCCGGTACTTGCCCTGATGTCCTCACGCAGGATAGTTATCAGGAACGGTGGTATGGTTGACATTATTACCACAAGCCAGGAAGAGCAGGATGTCTGCTGTAAGATAAGCGAAGTTGATAACTGGCTCATGTCCCTGAGGGAAACCATCAGGCGCGGCGATATTGTGGAGCAGGTTGCATGA
- a CDS encoding GTP-binding protein, giving the protein MKLVVLAGTPGSGKTSVLLHTIKALMRNEKRPAVVKVDCLWTDDDQRFKRLDIPVHVGLARDMCPDHFTIYNTEEMLRWAEAEGADVLLSETAGLCLRCAPYPDECLAVCVIDVTTGPNTPLKVGPLLTTADIVVMTKGDLVSQAEREVFRERVLEVNPGCNIVEANGLTGKGAFELAELIRSGPDAVDNMLLRYNPPLAICSLCTGETRVARKHHMGVLRNLDGFMEYKGE; this is encoded by the coding sequence ATGAAACTGGTAGTACTTGCAGGTACGCCGGGTTCAGGAAAGACCTCTGTTCTCTTACACACCATAAAAGCTCTCATGAGAAATGAGAAACGTCCTGCAGTTGTCAAGGTAGACTGTCTCTGGACCGATGATGACCAGCGTTTCAAGAGGCTGGACATCCCTGTGCATGTAGGACTTGCCAGGGATATGTGTCCTGACCATTTTACTATTTACAACACAGAAGAAATGCTCAGATGGGCTGAGGCAGAGGGTGCTGATGTTCTGTTGAGTGAAACCGCCGGGCTTTGCCTGCGCTGTGCTCCATATCCTGACGAATGTCTTGCTGTATGTGTAATTGATGTTACAACAGGTCCTAACACTCCACTAAAGGTTGGACCACTACTCACAACTGCCGACATAGTTGTCATGACAAAAGGCGACCTTGTTTCACAGGCAGAGCGTGAAGTATTCAGGGAACGTGTACTTGAGGTAAATCCTGGCTGTAACATTGTTGAAGCCAACGGACTGACCGGCAAAGGTGCTTTCGAACTTGCAGAACTTATCCGCTCCGGTCCTGATGCTGTTGACAATATGCTTCTGCGTTACAATCCACCACTTGCAATATGCTCTCTCTGCACAGGTGAGACCAGAGTTGCAAGAAAGCATCACATGGGAGTCCTGAGAAACCTTGACGGTTTCATGGAATACAAGGGGGAATAA
- a CDS encoding (Fe-S)-binding protein, producing the protein MSEIEKLLPGYNCGSCGFRQCRDFASELSEKKNAEDLHKCPFLARDNFKDNVDKILVLLGKDVPMAEMIVGIIDGHEADFTLAPLRDECSCREDIHPFDGSIEIEVGDILRYRPLGCPVTHFAKVIDKIPGIYTVHMVGPLHRLGNDDFKFKDVGLCMILAFDGKVAKGMIPKVGQTVRFIPEYCMMQKVHSGMVVGVEGKNVRIEAIDLKVW; encoded by the coding sequence TTGAGCGAAATTGAAAAACTGCTTCCGGGTTACAACTGTGGAAGTTGTGGCTTCCGTCAGTGCAGGGACTTTGCATCGGAACTTTCGGAGAAGAAAAATGCTGAAGACCTTCATAAATGTCCATTCCTTGCCCGTGACAATTTCAAGGATAATGTGGATAAGATCCTTGTTCTTCTTGGAAAAGATGTCCCGATGGCCGAAATGATCGTCGGCATTATTGATGGTCATGAAGCTGATTTTACACTTGCACCTCTCAGGGATGAATGTTCATGCAGGGAAGATATCCATCCATTTGACGGTTCCATTGAAATAGAGGTTGGTGACATACTTCGTTATAGGCCACTGGGATGTCCTGTAACCCACTTTGCAAAGGTCATTGACAAAATACCGGGGATATATACGGTTCACATGGTAGGACCACTTCACAGGCTTGGGAATGATGATTTCAAGTTCAAGGATGTTGGTCTCTGTATGATACTGGCCTTTGACGGTAAAGTGGCAAAGGGAATGATCCCTAAAGTAGGCCAGACAGTACGTTTCATACCCGAGTACTGCATGATGCAGAAAGTCCACTCCGGCATGGTTGTCGGAGTTGAAGGAAAGAACGTGCGTATTGAAGCTATTGATCTTAAAGTATGGTAA
- the comD gene encoding sulfopyruvate decarboxylase subunit alpha, protein MTGLPKVLTPSEAVFKGIKDAGIDFIVSVPCANLKELIPMVDKAPEILHLPVTREEEGVGICAGAYMGGKKPAMLMQNSGLGNSINALASLNQLYDIPLLMIMSHRGVEGEPIVAQVPMGELTPKLLDTMEIPYFMPESGVDPADLIAKAWNTAVEMKKPVAVLLPIPFWRKQA, encoded by the coding sequence ATGACAGGTTTACCAAAAGTCCTCACTCCTTCCGAGGCTGTATTCAAAGGAATAAAAGATGCAGGAATTGATTTCATTGTGAGTGTTCCCTGTGCCAATCTCAAGGAACTCATTCCAATGGTTGATAAAGCTCCTGAAATTCTCCATCTTCCGGTAACCCGTGAGGAAGAAGGCGTGGGAATCTGTGCAGGAGCTTATATGGGTGGGAAAAAACCTGCTATGCTTATGCAGAATTCCGGTCTTGGAAATTCCATTAATGCTCTAGCATCGCTTAATCAGCTTTATGATATCCCACTTTTGATGATAATGAGCCACAGAGGCGTTGAAGGCGAACCAATTGTAGCTCAGGTTCCAATGGGTGAACTCACTCCCAAATTACTTGATACTATGGAGATTCCCTATTTTATGCCGGAAAGTGGTGTTGACCCGGCAGACCTTATTGCAAAAGCATGGAATACGGCAGTGGAGATGAAAAAACCAGTTGCTGTACTGTTACCAATTCCATTCTGGAGGAAACAGGCATGA
- the comE gene encoding sulfopyruvate decarboxylase subunit beta — protein MKRIDAINEIAAKVKESSALLIGNIGIPCKEIHHVCDVPTNFYMLGSMGLASSIGLGLALARPDKKVVAIDGDGSILMNMGTLATIATQSPENYLLVIVDNGAYGSTGNQPTATSIVTDLAAVARGAGNKDVFEVSTPEELRDVLKSTDKGIIVAKAEPGNTDAPVIEMTPEGIIKRFMEKSVL, from the coding sequence ATGAAGCGCATAGATGCTATCAATGAGATTGCGGCAAAAGTAAAGGAAAGCAGCGCTCTGCTCATAGGCAATATCGGCATCCCATGTAAGGAGATCCATCATGTATGTGACGTTCCGACGAATTTTTACATGCTTGGCTCCATGGGACTTGCATCTTCAATAGGGCTCGGTCTTGCACTTGCACGACCTGATAAAAAAGTTGTCGCAATAGATGGTGACGGCTCCATTCTCATGAATATGGGAACCCTTGCAACCATAGCTACACAGAGTCCTGAAAATTACCTGCTGGTAATAGTTGATAACGGTGCTTACGGTTCAACAGGAAACCAGCCAACTGCCACTTCAATTGTCACTGACCTTGCAGCAGTTGCAAGAGGTGCTGGTAATAAGGATGTTTTTGAGGTTTCTACTCCAGAAGAACTTAGGGATGTGCTGAAAAGCACGGACAAAGGTATCATTGTTGCAAAAGCAGAACCTGGGAATACTGATGCACCGGTAATTGAAATGACACCTGAGGGAATAATTAAGAGGTTTATGGAGAAATCGGTTCTGTAA
- a CDS encoding methanogenesis marker 16 metalloprotein → MERSVADIREKLEKKEAVVMTAQEISELVDKGEDVRSMDVDVVTTATRAIMSGTYAVLSFPINSPICFKKASKVFLNGVPAHVGPCPNESLGILDVIVFGTAHSILIHNYGAGHLFRELAEGKEIDVDVVTTEDEAIESKIKLEDMPYAKLYATRHTFKNYAAFVNSSDKPVNTIFHATQFSPDMHSATLSGCGEINPVQNDPKMDTIGIGTRVLMNGAEGFVIGEGTRSSPGKPNLTGVADMHKMDAALMGGFKTSAGPECIASWAVAIPVTSQSVLDAILQTDSDIPMVVNDVDKRVMIGSSTYADAWKSTDRAINFNPDACLDCEVCKPIRDCPMEAIQRKDDRILLNRYKCFNCGFCSTVCPGGVFTAELGTLHFEIEGKHQDVPIVLRQSDRKRAEEMAEKLKEKILSGEFKLNEMVERIYP, encoded by the coding sequence TTGGAACGTTCAGTAGCTGATATCAGGGAGAAATTAGAGAAGAAAGAAGCTGTTGTTATGACAGCTCAGGAGATATCCGAACTTGTGGACAAAGGAGAAGATGTCCGTAGCATGGATGTGGATGTTGTTACAACTGCAACAAGAGCCATTATGAGCGGGACTTATGCTGTCCTGTCCTTTCCTATTAACTCCCCGATATGCTTCAAGAAAGCATCAAAGGTGTTCTTAAACGGTGTACCTGCCCATGTAGGACCCTGCCCAAATGAAAGCCTTGGAATCCTTGATGTTATTGTTTTTGGAACTGCACATTCGATCCTTATACATAATTATGGTGCAGGCCACCTTTTCAGGGAACTTGCAGAAGGAAAGGAAATTGATGTGGATGTTGTTACAACTGAAGATGAAGCAATTGAAAGTAAGATTAAGCTGGAGGACATGCCTTATGCAAAACTCTACGCTACAAGACATACATTCAAGAATTATGCAGCTTTTGTGAACAGTTCCGATAAACCTGTAAACACGATCTTCCATGCAACCCAGTTCAGTCCTGACATGCACAGTGCAACCCTTTCCGGTTGCGGAGAAATAAATCCGGTGCAGAATGACCCTAAAATGGATACTATCGGAATTGGCACACGCGTACTCATGAACGGAGCAGAAGGCTTTGTTATCGGAGAAGGAACACGCAGCAGTCCAGGAAAACCAAATCTTACAGGAGTTGCCGATATGCACAAGATGGATGCAGCTCTTATGGGTGGATTCAAGACATCTGCCGGACCGGAGTGTATTGCATCATGGGCAGTTGCAATACCAGTCACAAGCCAGTCCGTACTTGATGCTATCCTGCAAACTGACAGCGATATCCCAATGGTTGTGAACGATGTGGATAAAAGGGTCATGATTGGCAGCAGCACCTACGCAGACGCATGGAAGAGTACCGACCGTGCAATAAATTTCAATCCTGATGCATGTCTTGATTGTGAGGTCTGCAAACCTATCAGGGATTGCCCCATGGAAGCAATTCAGCGCAAAGACGATAGAATATTGCTTAACAGATACAAGTGCTTCAATTGCGGTTTCTGCTCAACTGTCTGCCCTGGCGGTGTTTTCACTGCCGAACTTGGAACCCTTCACTTTGAAATTGAAGGAAAACACCAGGATGTTCCTATTGTCCTGCGCCAGTCAGACCGCAAGAGAGCGGAAGAAATGGCAGAAAAATTAAAAGAAAAGATACTGAGCGGAGAATTCAAGCTCAATGAGATGGTTGAGAGGATATATCCTTAA
- a CDS encoding tyrosine--tRNA ligase, giving the protein MDKLELIKRNVQEIVTEDELKQLLETKEHPTAYVGYEPSGKIHMGHVLTVNKLLDLQKAGFKITVLLADVHAYLNKKGTLEEVREIADYNKRCFIALGLDEENTRFVYGSDYQLGQEYILNVLKLTRSTTLNRATRSMDEVGRKMDDPAVSQMVYPIMQAVDIAMLGVDVAVGGIDQRKIHMLGREGLPGLGFKAPLCIHTPILLGLDGEKMSSSNNNFISVDDTEADLTKKMKKAFCPIGQVEDNPVMELFKYHICPRYEKVVFERPEKFGGNLVCKGYEELERVFASEELHPMDLKNGATKYMNMILEVVRSVI; this is encoded by the coding sequence ATGGATAAACTTGAGCTTATAAAAAGAAATGTGCAGGAAATAGTGACTGAGGACGAACTTAAACAGCTTCTGGAAACAAAGGAACATCCTACAGCCTATGTCGGATATGAGCCAAGCGGTAAGATCCATATGGGACACGTTCTTACTGTGAACAAGCTTCTCGACCTTCAGAAAGCCGGTTTTAAGATCACTGTACTTCTTGCAGACGTACATGCATACCTCAACAAGAAGGGAACACTTGAAGAGGTACGTGAGATTGCAGATTACAACAAAAGATGCTTCATTGCGCTGGGACTTGATGAGGAGAACACAAGGTTCGTCTATGGTTCCGATTACCAGCTCGGACAGGAGTACATCCTTAACGTGCTGAAACTTACACGTAGCACAACCCTGAACAGGGCAACAAGGAGTATGGATGAAGTCGGAAGAAAGATGGATGACCCGGCAGTATCCCAGATGGTCTACCCAATCATGCAGGCAGTTGACATCGCAATGCTTGGTGTTGACGTTGCAGTTGGTGGAATTGACCAGAGGAAGATCCACATGCTTGGAAGGGAAGGGCTTCCAGGACTTGGTTTTAAAGCACCTCTCTGTATCCACACACCAATACTTCTCGGTCTTGACGGGGAGAAGATGTCCTCATCAAATAACAACTTCATATCAGTGGACGATACTGAAGCTGACCTGACGAAAAAGATGAAGAAAGCATTCTGTCCTATCGGACAGGTTGAAGATAATCCTGTAATGGAGCTTTTCAAATACCATATTTGCCCAAGATATGAAAAAGTTGTCTTTGAAAGACCTGAAAAGTTCGGTGGCAACCTCGTATGCAAGGGTTATGAGGAACTGGAGAGAGTATTCGCATCCGAGGAACTTCATCCAATGGACCTGAAGAACGGTGCTACAAAATACATGAACATGATACTTGAAGTGGTCAGAAGCGTAATTTAA
- a CDS encoding tRNA(His) guanylyltransferase Thg1 family protein, with amino-acid sequence MKRREIYSDLRCIPPVVVRIDGRNFKNALSRMGFEKPYDERFTSAIVEAIEAFFKKSGLSPVFAYTFSDEISFFFRDEAFDGRIEKMDSIIPSYISSAFSMALNPEEPVSFDSRIIPVHEEDVREYLIWRQDEAWRNCINSYAYYTLISEGMQEHEAAKMLKNKGASDMHELLFERGINISKVPTWQRRGIMVMKKENEIEGFNPQLNVKTTSIRSKVFTDYDIPLFSSEEGEAFLEKLLAKNADE; translated from the coding sequence ATGAAAAGGCGAGAGATCTATTCGGATCTGCGTTGTATACCGCCTGTAGTCGTGCGCATTGATGGAAGGAATTTTAAGAATGCGCTGTCACGCATGGGTTTTGAGAAACCTTATGATGAAAGGTTCACATCCGCTATTGTAGAGGCAATAGAGGCCTTTTTTAAGAAAAGCGGATTGAGCCCTGTTTTTGCTTATACTTTTTCTGACGAGATTAGTTTCTTTTTCAGGGATGAGGCCTTTGACGGCAGAATCGAGAAAATGGACTCGATAATTCCGTCTTATATCAGCAGTGCTTTTAGCATGGCACTAAATCCTGAAGAACCAGTTTCCTTTGATTCGAGAATTATACCAGTCCATGAAGAAGATGTTCGTGAATATCTCATCTGGAGACAGGATGAAGCATGGCGCAATTGTATCAATTCCTACGCATACTATACCCTGATTTCAGAGGGTATGCAGGAACATGAAGCTGCAAAGATGCTTAAGAACAAGGGAGCATCTGACATGCATGAGTTGCTTTTTGAAAGAGGGATAAACATCTCTAAAGTTCCCACATGGCAAAGGCGTGGGATAATGGTGATGAAAAAAGAGAACGAGATAGAAGGATTCAACCCTCAGCTTAATGTCAAGACCACCAGCATAAGGTCAAAAGTGTTTACGGATTATGACATTCCTTTATTCTCTTCTGAAGAAGGAGAGGCTTTTCTTGAGAAACTCCTTGCTAAAAACGCAGACGAGTAA
- a CDS encoding PRC-barrel domain-containing protein, translated as MRADITSLFGLNIYTETGTYVGKVADLVLDVDERKVRGIAVSDINRDIFDVTSRGVIIPYRWVITAGDIVLVRNVVNKFRKANKVVEED; from the coding sequence ATGCGTGCAGACATAACTTCACTTTTTGGATTGAACATTTATACCGAAACAGGTACATATGTAGGTAAGGTCGCTGACCTTGTGTTAGATGTTGACGAGAGAAAAGTAAGAGGAATTGCTGTTTCTGACATCAACAGAGATATTTTTGACGTAACTTCAAGAGGAGTTATAATTCCTTACAGGTGGGTTATCACCGCAGGAGATATCGTACTTGTGAGAAATGTTGTAAACAAGTTCAGAAAAGCCAATAAAGTGGTAGAAGAAGACTGA
- the mdh gene encoding malate dehydrogenase, with translation MNKVAVIGSGNVGATTVQRLAELNIADVVMVDIVEGLPQGKALDILQAAPLMGYDVDVTGTNDYADIADSDIVVVTAGIARKPGMDRSDLLATNIKITQQVCENIQKYAPDSIIMTVTNPLDIITYAALRCTQFDRNRVFGMSGLLDSSRFASFIAKEMNCSVRDVDAMVLGGHGDSMVPLPEYSTVSGIPLSKLMDNETINRIIDRTINAGAEIVGHLKNGSAFYAPSAAITIMVEAILKDTKKIVPASAFLNGEYGQHDICLGVPVKLGRCGVEEIIELELTEREASALQRSAEAVKNGIATIRT, from the coding sequence ATGAACAAAGTTGCAGTTATCGGTTCAGGCAATGTAGGTGCCACCACAGTCCAGAGACTTGCAGAACTTAACATCGCAGATGTTGTCATGGTTGACATTGTTGAGGGACTACCACAGGGAAAAGCGCTTGACATACTCCAGGCAGCTCCGCTTATGGGTTACGATGTTGATGTTACAGGGACGAATGACTATGCAGACATCGCGGATTCAGATATTGTCGTGGTAACAGCGGGAATTGCACGCAAGCCAGGGATGGACAGGAGTGACCTGCTGGCAACTAATATCAAGATCACACAGCAGGTCTGTGAGAATATCCAGAAATATGCACCAGATTCTATTATAATGACCGTGACAAATCCCCTTGATATCATTACCTACGCAGCACTTCGCTGCACCCAGTTTGACAGGAACAGAGTGTTCGGAATGAGCGGTCTTCTTGATTCAAGCCGTTTTGCATCCTTCATTGCAAAGGAAATGAACTGTTCAGTCAGGGACGTTGATGCCATGGTACTGGGTGGGCATGGAGATTCAATGGTTCCGCTCCCGGAGTATTCAACTGTTTCGGGAATACCTCTGAGCAAGCTCATGGATAATGAAACCATCAACAGAATAATTGACAGGACTATAAATGCCGGTGCTGAGATCGTGGGTCACCTAAAAAACGGAAGTGCATTCTACGCACCTTCTGCTGCCATCACAATAATGGTTGAAGCCATACTTAAAGATACAAAGAAAATAGTCCCAGCATCTGCATTCCTTAATGGTGAATACGGGCAGCATGATATCTGTCTTGGTGTGCCTGTCAAACTTGGAAGATGCGGAGTTGAAGAAATCATCGAACTGGAGCTCACTGAGAGGGAAGCAAGTGCTCTGCAAAGGTCGGCTGAAGCAGTAAAGAATGGTATTGCAACCATAAGGACATAA
- a CDS encoding ribonuclease H-like domain-containing protein has product MLTSTYIHMPRIGATVEKKIWSNGIRTWEEFMDNHDCLLIPSSKKDMIITGIRDSVEHLEARDFEFFARSLPSSEQWRAFREFSGKVAYVDIETTGLSPGSSSITVVGIYDGKEARTFVKGIDLDDIVDVFPKYEFLVTFNGARFDLPFIKREFPEIKFNQLHADLMYPLRRIKLTGGLKKIECDLGISRAEETVGISGFDAVRLWHQYERGDEEALDLLLKYNREDIINLKTIIDMTLSRFIENKFSE; this is encoded by the coding sequence ATGCTTACAAGTACTTACATTCACATGCCGCGGATCGGTGCAACCGTGGAAAAAAAGATATGGTCCAACGGGATCAGAACCTGGGAAGAATTCATGGATAATCATGATTGTCTTTTGATACCGTCTTCCAAAAAAGACATGATAATAACAGGAATCCGGGATTCTGTAGAACATCTTGAGGCCCGGGATTTCGAGTTCTTTGCAAGATCACTGCCTTCATCCGAACAATGGAGAGCTTTCAGGGAATTCTCTGGCAAAGTGGCTTATGTAGATATAGAAACCACTGGCCTTTCTCCCGGAAGTTCGTCAATCACAGTTGTCGGGATATATGACGGAAAAGAAGCCAGGACATTTGTAAAAGGCATTGATCTTGACGATATTGTGGACGTATTCCCTAAATATGAGTTTCTCGTAACCTTCAACGGTGCAAGATTCGATCTACCTTTCATTAAGCGTGAGTTCCCTGAGATTAAGTTCAACCAGCTACATGCTGACCTGATGTATCCGCTGCGCCGTATAAAACTAACAGGCGGCCTGAAAAAGATTGAATGCGACCTGGGTATTTCAAGGGCAGAGGAAACCGTAGGTATCAGTGGGTTTGATGCTGTGCGTCTCTGGCACCAGTACGAGCGTGGCGATGAAGAAGCCCTTGACCTTCTCCTGAAATACAACCGTGAGGATATCATTAACCTCAAAACCATCATTGATATGACACTTTCACGCTTTATAGAAAACAAGTTCTCTGAATAA
- the uvrC gene encoding excinuclease ABC subunit UvrC, which translates to MKFDLKTLPALPGVYLMKDASGDVIYVGKAKSLDKRVRQYFQSKRNLSPKTVTLVTHIDDIEYIVTDSEIDALVLEANLIKKYKPRYNVRLKDDKRYPYVKVTINSEFPRIFLTRRRLMDGAIYFGPYTNAKAIRTTLDIISRIFMLRQCKKKIEPGKTRPCLNYHIKRCMAPCKEGLDKEEYRGRVMEAVRLLKGETSGLLKELDKKMRSFAEQQDYESAAIIRDQIESVKSISEQQIATSGMDDRDVIAAVAGENAIYIQVFYVRQGSMVGKADFTLLGANTSESIEESMAQFVKQYYQDSPIPPEILVQYELPDIELIVKWLCQRSGRDVRVNVPQRGDKKKLVEMAARNAEMSKRMAGLKSTPSESAIEALESLKDVLSLETLPLHIEGFDISNISGTNPVGSMVYFENGRPANSKYRQHNIKTVKGIDDFAMMAEVVHRRYSRLLKNKEPLPDLILIDGGPGQVGAAKSSLDALGLEIPMIGLAKRFEHIITTKKGPDEVIILPHSSPALKMLMHIRDEAHRFAVSSHRRRRSASLTHSELDSIPGVGSSRKKILLENFDSIDRIKMSSVDELSSLDGISKNLARKILDHLNK; encoded by the coding sequence ATGAAGTTCGACCTGAAGACACTTCCTGCACTTCCCGGTGTGTATCTTATGAAAGATGCTTCCGGGGATGTGATCTATGTGGGTAAGGCCAAATCCCTGGATAAAAGGGTGCGTCAGTACTTTCAGTCAAAGAGAAATCTCTCTCCTAAAACTGTCACTCTTGTAACACACATAGATGACATAGAGTACATTGTAACTGATTCTGAAATAGATGCCCTTGTACTTGAAGCAAATCTCATCAAAAAGTACAAGCCGCGTTACAATGTCCGCCTGAAGGATGACAAACGCTATCCTTATGTCAAGGTCACTATAAATTCGGAATTTCCTCGTATATTCCTGACCAGAAGGCGACTTATGGATGGAGCAATCTACTTTGGTCCATACACTAATGCAAAAGCCATCCGAACTACTCTTGACATAATTTCCCGAATCTTCATGCTCAGGCAATGCAAAAAGAAAATAGAGCCCGGAAAAACACGGCCATGTCTTAACTACCATATTAAACGATGTATGGCTCCATGTAAAGAAGGTCTTGATAAGGAGGAATATCGTGGTAGGGTCATGGAAGCTGTCAGGCTTCTGAAAGGTGAGACTTCAGGTCTTTTAAAGGAACTGGACAAAAAGATGCGTTCCTTTGCAGAACAGCAGGACTATGAATCTGCCGCAATTATCAGGGACCAGATAGAATCTGTTAAATCCATCTCCGAGCAGCAGATAGCAACATCAGGGATGGATGACCGTGATGTTATTGCAGCAGTTGCAGGTGAGAATGCCATCTACATTCAGGTATTCTATGTTCGTCAGGGAAGCATGGTTGGAAAAGCTGATTTTACTCTTCTGGGTGCCAATACTTCTGAAAGTATTGAGGAATCCATGGCTCAGTTTGTCAAGCAATATTATCAGGATTCGCCGATCCCGCCTGAGATCCTTGTGCAGTATGAGCTTCCCGATATTGAACTCATAGTAAAATGGCTCTGCCAGCGTTCCGGAAGGGATGTGCGTGTTAATGTTCCACAGCGGGGGGACAAGAAAAAACTGGTGGAAATGGCTGCAAGGAATGCTGAGATGTCAAAAAGGATGGCCGGTTTGAAATCAACACCATCAGAATCTGCTATAGAAGCGCTGGAATCATTGAAGGATGTTCTTTCTTTGGAAACGCTTCCTCTACATATAGAAGGATTTGATATTTCCAATATTTCCGGAACAAATCCTGTAGGTTCAATGGTTTATTTTGAAAACGGAAGACCTGCAAACAGCAAATACAGACAGCATAATATCAAGACTGTAAAGGGAATTGATGATTTTGCCATGATGGCTGAAGTGGTTCACAGAAGATATTCACGGTTACTGAAGAATAAAGAACCTCTGCCGGATTTGATTCTCATAGATGGAGGTCCGGGGCAGGTTGGTGCTGCAAAATCCTCTCTTGATGCTCTGGGACTTGAAATTCCTATGATTGGTTTAGCCAAGAGGTTTGAACATATAATCACCACAAAGAAAGGACCGGATGAGGTTATAATTCTCCCTCACAGTTCACCTGCATTAAAAATGCTGATGCATATTCGCGATGAAGCCCACAGGTTTGCGGTGAGTTCCCATCGCCGCAGACGTTCTGCAAGCCTGACTCATTCAGAGCTGGATTCTATTCCAGGTGTTGGTTCTTCACGAAAGAAAATTCTGCTTGAGAATTTCGATTCAATAGACAGGATAAAAATGTCATCCGTAGATGAACTTTCGTCTCTTGATGGGATAAGCAAAAATCTTGCCCGGAAGATACTGGATCATCTAAACAAATAA